A genomic stretch from Colwellia sp. Arc7-635 includes:
- the fliS gene encoding flagellar export chaperone FliS, translated as MRQNLKAYKQVDVNSSLLESNPHQIILMMFDGMLQGIAVAKGAIERKDYELKSKSITKAINILEALRKSLDFESQPEISDNFDIMYSYCIDRLADISVSLDVSAFPEVVGMLKPLRDAWFAMPESSKQEGLSLLSEKNKLAEGA; from the coding sequence ATGAGACAAAATTTAAAAGCTTATAAGCAAGTTGACGTAAATAGTAGTTTATTAGAATCAAACCCACATCAAATCATTCTAATGATGTTTGACGGTATGCTACAGGGAATTGCTGTAGCAAAAGGCGCTATTGAGCGTAAAGATTACGAACTTAAATCAAAATCAATAACCAAAGCAATCAATATTTTAGAGGCACTACGTAAGTCTCTTGATTTTGAAAGCCAGCCTGAAATATCAGACAATTTTGATATAATGTACAGCTATTGTATTGATCGACTTGCAGATATTAGCGTGTCTTTGGATGTATCAGCGTTTCCTGAAGTTGTTGGTATGCTAAAGCCGTTAAGAGACGCGTGGTTTGCTATGCCGGAAAGTAGCAAGCAGGAAGGTTTGTCGCTATTATCTGAGAAAAATAAGCTAGCTGAAGGCGCATAA
- a CDS encoding flagellin has translation MALVVNSNIASLNAQRNLGGSTNDLQTNFERLSSGKRINSAKDDAAGLQISSRLTAQINGLNQAARNANDGISLSQTAEGALDEYTNSLQRMRTLSVQSLNGSNSDADRKALDAEFSELETELTRISTDTGFAGEKLLNGTYTSKFFQVGADAGQKIEVSIGRNFAAASVISTVGISAASQASRALVKIDSALALVTSTRADLGAKQNRFASVIRSNDNTAQNLSASRSRIEDTDYAAESADLARSTVLQQASSSMLAQANQQPQIALSLLQ, from the coding sequence ATGGCTTTAGTCGTAAATAGTAATATCGCATCTTTAAATGCGCAACGTAATTTGGGTGGATCTACCAACGATTTGCAAACTAACTTTGAGCGTTTATCTTCTGGTAAACGTATTAACAGTGCGAAAGATGATGCTGCTGGTTTGCAAATATCAAGTCGTTTGACTGCACAAATTAACGGCCTAAATCAGGCTGCTCGTAACGCCAATGATGGTATTTCATTGTCGCAAACGGCAGAAGGGGCGTTAGATGAATATACCAATTCATTGCAACGTATGAGAACTTTGTCAGTACAATCACTAAACGGCTCAAACAGTGACGCGGACAGAAAGGCACTTGATGCTGAATTCTCTGAACTAGAAACAGAATTAACTCGTATCTCAACAGATACAGGCTTTGCAGGTGAAAAACTACTTAATGGTACTTACACATCTAAGTTCTTCCAAGTAGGTGCTGATGCTGGACAAAAAATTGAAGTAAGCATTGGTCGTAACTTTGCAGCGGCATCCGTTATTTCTACCGTTGGTATCTCTGCCGCAAGCCAAGCTTCGCGAGCATTAGTTAAAATTGATAGTGCTCTTGCTTTAGTTACTAGTACACGTGCTGACTTAGGTGCAAAACAAAACCGTTTTGCTTCTGTTATTCGTAGTAATGACAATACAGCGCAGAACTTATCAGCATCTCGTTCACGTATCGAAGATACCGATTACGCAGCAGAAAGTGCCGATTTAGCCAGAAGTACTGTACTACAACAAGCATCAAGCTCTATGCTAGCGCAGGCAAATCAACAACCACAAATTGCCTTATCATTATTGCAGTAA
- the fliD gene encoding flagellar filament capping protein FliD yields MNITSAGIGSGLDLESIITAFVTAESVPTEVRLQKKEDRITSELSGLGSFKSALASFQSVADKLKSVEDFNEQVLDVGNDDISVTTNGFASNGAFEISVLQLAESTRIQTPDFASSTTTVGTGTLSFSAGSDTFDVAIDAADDLSTIRDKINAESSNFGVTASLVNSDSGTYLSYTSNTTGTANELSVTTSDAALDNLATNATTTRNAKDAIIEIDGPGNTVTSSSNEFKNTIEDVTIVVNKVSTSGAATIDISQNTQVATDLVNEFVSSYNALADSMDVLASPKFGKLAFDSDLRSVKGQLNDILINSVGSMAGGEVKSLIDIGVGFNEFGKLEISTVGIGTLDSGVETLAKRVENNLGELGQLFASSDGIVSQLTSLIENYNDSDGTLTKRQTDLSDDLSGIEVEYENLETRLRDYEDTLRKRFSFLDSTVAGYNATSNFLTSALKSSSDD; encoded by the coding sequence ATGAATATTACATCGGCAGGTATTGGTTCTGGACTTGATCTTGAATCAATTATAACAGCATTTGTAACAGCTGAGTCTGTACCAACAGAAGTAAGGCTGCAAAAGAAAGAAGATCGTATAACGTCAGAATTGTCGGGCTTAGGCTCGTTTAAGTCGGCATTAGCATCTTTTCAAAGCGTTGCAGATAAATTGAAATCTGTTGAAGACTTCAATGAACAGGTGCTGGATGTTGGTAATGATGATATATCGGTGACCACCAATGGTTTTGCTAGTAATGGTGCATTTGAAATTAGTGTGCTGCAATTAGCTGAATCTACACGTATTCAAACTCCCGATTTTGCTAGTTCAACTACTACCGTTGGCACTGGGACATTAAGCTTCTCAGCGGGTTCAGATACTTTTGATGTTGCTATCGATGCAGCGGACGACCTCTCAACCATCCGCGATAAAATAAATGCAGAGAGTAGTAATTTTGGTGTTACTGCATCGTTGGTAAATAGTGATTCAGGTACTTATTTAAGCTACACCTCTAATACGACAGGTACAGCCAATGAGTTATCAGTGACTACCTCTGATGCCGCTCTCGATAATTTAGCGACCAATGCCACTACAACAAGAAATGCCAAAGATGCCATTATTGAAATTGATGGTCCAGGTAATACGGTTACTAGCTCAAGTAATGAATTTAAAAACACCATTGAAGACGTTACTATTGTAGTTAATAAAGTCAGTACTTCAGGCGCTGCAACCATAGATATCTCTCAAAATACTCAGGTTGCCACGGATTTGGTTAATGAATTTGTTAGCTCATATAATGCGCTCGCTGACAGTATGGATGTTTTAGCATCACCTAAGTTTGGTAAGTTAGCTTTTGATTCCGATTTACGTTCTGTAAAGGGTCAACTGAATGATATTTTGATTAATTCTGTCGGCAGTATGGCTGGTGGAGAAGTAAAATCACTTATTGATATAGGTGTCGGGTTTAATGAATTTGGTAAACTTGAGATATCAACTGTAGGTATAGGTACTCTCGATAGTGGTGTAGAAACACTTGCTAAAAGAGTTGAAAATAATTTAGGTGAACTTGGCCAGCTTTTTGCTTCCTCTGATGGTATCGTCAGTCAATTGACATCGTTAATTGAAAACTATAATGATAGTGATGGTACTTTAACAAAGAGACAAACCGATCTAAGTGACGACTTATCAGGTATTGAAGTTGAGTACGAAAACTTAGAAACACGTTTAAGAGATTATGAAGATACATTAAGAAAACGTTTTTCTTTTCTCGATTCGACCGTTGCTGGCTATAACGCAACATCGAATTTTTTAACATCGGCATTGAAATCGTCATCAGATGATTAA
- a CDS encoding NAD-dependent 4,6-dehydratase LegB: protein MLKKRVLVTGADGFIGSHLVELLLANDFQVTALAQYNSFNFWGWLESIPNHENLNIISGDIRDPHFCQKITRDIDVVFHLAALIAIPYSYSAPQSYVETNVTGTLNLCQSALDNNVSRFIHTSTSEVYGTAQYVPIDEKHPLQAQSPYSASKIGADAMAMSFYNAFNLPLSIVRPFNTYGPRQSARAIIPTIISQIANGEQKIKLGDLSPTRDFNYVTDTCRGFLAVAESEKTIGEVVNVGSNFEISMADTLNLIKDIMQSDVEFVTDEQRIRPEKSEVFRLWCDNKKMMALTGFKPEFSIKQGLIETVNWFTKPENLSQYKHNIYNV from the coding sequence ATGCTGAAAAAGCGTGTATTAGTTACTGGTGCAGATGGTTTTATTGGCTCGCATCTTGTTGAGTTATTGTTAGCTAATGATTTTCAAGTAACGGCTTTAGCACAATATAATTCTTTTAATTTTTGGGGTTGGTTAGAAAGTATTCCTAATCACGAAAATTTAAATATTATCAGTGGTGATATTAGAGACCCACATTTTTGCCAAAAAATCACACGAGATATCGATGTGGTATTTCATTTAGCTGCTTTAATAGCAATACCTTATTCCTATAGTGCTCCGCAAAGTTACGTCGAAACTAATGTCACAGGCACATTGAACCTATGTCAGTCCGCATTGGATAATAACGTCAGCCGCTTCATTCATACTTCAACAAGTGAAGTGTATGGCACCGCGCAGTATGTCCCCATTGATGAAAAACATCCCTTACAAGCCCAGTCACCTTATAGTGCATCTAAAATAGGTGCTGATGCCATGGCCATGAGTTTTTATAACGCGTTTAATTTACCATTGAGTATTGTTCGACCGTTTAACACCTATGGTCCACGACAGTCTGCCCGAGCTATTATTCCAACCATTATTAGTCAGATTGCAAACGGCGAGCAGAAAATTAAATTAGGTGATCTGTCGCCTACTCGTGATTTTAATTATGTTACAGATACTTGCCGAGGATTTTTAGCAGTAGCAGAAAGTGAAAAAACGATTGGTGAAGTTGTTAATGTCGGTTCAAACTTCGAAATTAGTATGGCTGATACCTTAAATTTAATTAAAGATATCATGCAAAGTGATGTTGAGTTTGTCACAGACGAGCAAAGAATTCGTCCTGAAAAATCAGAAGTATTTAGACTTTGGTGTGATAATAAAAAAATGATGGCATTAACGGGATTTAAGCCTGAATTTTCAATTAAACAAGGGTTAATTGAGACGGTTAATTGGTTCACTAAACCTGAGAATTTAAGTCAATACAAACATAACATTTATAATGTCTAA
- a CDS encoding flagellin, translated as MALVVNSNIASLNSQRQLASSTDSLGTNFERLSSGKRINSAKDDAAGLQISSRLTSQINGLNQASRNANDGISLAQTAEGALDEYTNTLQRMRTLSVQSLNGSNSNADRTALDSEFSELELELTRISTDTGFAGENLLDGSYTSKFFQVGADAGQRIEVSIGKNFAAGSVLSTIGISATSMASRALGKIDTALASINSTRADLGAKQNRFASVVRSNENTSQNLSASRSRIEDTDYAAESAALARSTVLQQASSSMLAQANQQPQIALSLL; from the coding sequence ATGGCTTTAGTCGTAAATAGTAATATCGCATCATTGAATTCACAGCGTCAGTTAGCTTCTTCGACTGATAGCTTAGGAACAAACTTTGAACGTCTGTCTTCAGGTAAACGTATTAATAGCGCTAAAGATGATGCTGCTGGTTTGCAAATCTCAAGTCGTTTAACGTCACAAATAAACGGTTTGAACCAAGCATCACGTAACGCAAATGATGGTATTTCATTAGCGCAAACGGCTGAGGGTGCTTTGGATGAGTATACAAACACACTACAACGTATGCGTACACTGTCTGTACAATCATTGAATGGTTCAAACAGTAACGCCGATCGCACGGCACTGGATTCAGAGTTTTCAGAGCTAGAGCTTGAGTTAACTCGTATATCTACAGATACAGGTTTTGCGGGTGAAAATCTTTTAGATGGTAGCTACACAAGTAAGTTTTTCCAAGTAGGTGCTGATGCAGGCCAACGTATTGAAGTAAGTATTGGTAAAAACTTTGCTGCCGGTTCTGTACTTTCAACGATTGGTATTTCAGCAACTAGTATGGCGTCAAGAGCGTTAGGTAAAATAGATACTGCTTTAGCATCAATTAACAGTACTCGTGCCGATTTAGGTGCTAAACAAAACCGTTTTGCGTCTGTTGTGCGTAGTAACGAAAATACATCACAAAACCTTTCTGCATCACGTTCACGTATCGAAGATACAGATTATGCAGCAGAAAGTGCGGCACTAGCACGTAGTACTGTATTACAGCAGGCTTCAAGCTCAATGTTAGCGCAAGCAAATCAACAACCACAAATTGCACTATCACTACTATAA
- a CDS encoding flagellar protein FlaG — translation MSTQITSTQNNFANQVTDLNSNTANKARPIADEISNKVENETEVTDARVNQFKEQQEITQKMLKEEEASSAQEKPLVIDEALELISDFMQLSSRNINFQQDEASDKTVIKFFDSDSKELIKQFPSEEVLEIAQKIVALRQDVGEKTGIFLEEKV, via the coding sequence ATGAGTACGCAAATTACATCAACGCAAAATAACTTTGCCAATCAGGTGACTGATTTAAACTCTAACACTGCAAATAAAGCTCGGCCAATAGCAGATGAAATCTCAAATAAAGTTGAAAATGAGACTGAGGTTACAGATGCAAGAGTTAATCAATTCAAAGAGCAGCAAGAAATAACTCAGAAAATGCTTAAGGAAGAAGAAGCGTCTAGTGCGCAGGAAAAACCTTTAGTTATCGATGAGGCACTTGAACTGATATCAGATTTTATGCAGTTATCATCTCGAAATATAAACTTTCAACAAGATGAAGCAAGTGATAAAACTGTTATTAAGTTTTTCGACTCTGATAGTAAAGAACTCATAAAGCAATTTCCTTCTGAAGAAGTTTTAGAGATTGCGCAAAAAATAGTAGCACTGCGTCAAGATGTCGGAGAAAAAACTGGCATATTTCTTGAAGAAAAAGTTTAA
- the neuC gene encoding UDP-N-acetylglucosamine 2-epimerase, whose translation MKNIAVFTGTRAEYSLLYWLLKFLQQDENINLQLFVGGTHLSHEFGHTIDQIIADGFSVTQQLDFLVPSDTLNAVSRSLALAISTTADAIVKHSPDAIVLLGDRYEALGVAQAAMINQVPIVHIHGGEITEGAYDDAIRHAITKLSHIHFTATEPYRKRVIQLGESPKHVFNVGAPGLDSIKKIKLLSRDELNNHFSGKLTKPYFLVTYHPVTLSRNGAIEGLKNLLLAMECFTSFQVIITYPNADSFGYEIIEHLKIYAEQHQEQILLVKNLGALRYLSAMKHAEAVVGNTSSGIIEAPSLNVPTVNIGDRQKGRIASESVIHCGDGIDDITAGIRKAISPDFKKSILLMENPYGNGDASQAIYKILKTLELDGLIQKTFFNLPSK comes from the coding sequence ATGAAGAATATAGCGGTGTTCACCGGTACGCGTGCTGAATATAGTTTATTGTATTGGCTGTTAAAGTTTTTACAGCAAGATGAGAATATTAATCTACAACTTTTTGTTGGTGGCACGCATCTATCTCATGAATTTGGTCATACCATTGATCAAATTATTGCTGATGGCTTTTCGGTGACACAACAGCTCGATTTTCTTGTGCCTTCAGACACATTAAATGCAGTCAGTAGATCATTAGCCTTAGCGATTAGTACGACCGCTGATGCGATCGTCAAGCATTCTCCTGATGCCATTGTGTTGTTAGGCGACAGATATGAAGCGTTAGGTGTTGCTCAGGCCGCTATGATTAATCAAGTCCCTATTGTTCATATACATGGTGGTGAAATTACTGAAGGGGCATATGATGATGCGATAAGACATGCAATTACCAAGTTGTCGCATATACATTTTACCGCAACAGAGCCTTATCGAAAAAGAGTCATTCAACTTGGTGAATCCCCGAAGCACGTTTTTAATGTCGGTGCACCTGGCCTTGATAGTATAAAAAAAATAAAATTATTAAGTCGTGATGAACTCAATAATCATTTTTCCGGTAAATTAACTAAACCTTATTTCTTAGTAACATACCACCCTGTGACTTTGTCAAGAAATGGCGCTATTGAGGGGCTGAAAAATTTACTATTGGCAATGGAGTGCTTTACTAGCTTTCAAGTTATTATTACATATCCTAACGCCGATAGTTTTGGATATGAGATTATTGAGCATTTAAAAATTTATGCTGAACAACATCAAGAGCAAATTTTATTAGTAAAAAATTTGGGCGCGTTACGCTACCTTTCAGCTATGAAGCACGCTGAGGCTGTTGTCGGGAATACTTCCAGCGGTATTATTGAAGCGCCATCACTTAATGTGCCAACAGTTAACATTGGAGATCGTCAAAAAGGACGAATAGCCAGTGAAAGTGTGATTCATTGCGGTGATGGTATTGATGACATTACTGCAGGCATTCGTAAAGCCATTTCCCCAGACTTTAAAAAAAGCATCCTATTAATGGAAAACCCTTACGGGAATGGTGATGCATCACAAGCGATATATAAGATACTTAAAACGCTTGAATTAGATGGTTTAATTCAAAAAACTTTTTTTAATCTCCCATCGAAATAA